GACTAAAATTTTGGAATAATCTGAGGGATTTTTCGATAATTCTTGAAAAAAACACAAATAGTTAATAGTGTATTAGAAAGGAGTAAAAATGCTTGATGAAAATGTCAAAGTTGTTGATGCTATAAGAATAGCAATTGAAAGAGAAAAAAAAGCGGTAGAATTTTATGCTCAGGCTGTGAATATAACTAAAGATCCGGGAGCAAAGAAGATGTTTGAACATCTTTTGAATGAAGAGAAGAGACATGTGCAAATATTAGAAGAAGAATATGACAAGAATATAATGACAGAAATGTAACTGTCTGAAAATAAACCATTTATTTATTAAAATGATTTAAATCTTTGAGAGGAAGAAAAAATGATTGAAAAAGTCAAAAGTGTTATAGACAAGATTAGGCCAAGACTTCAAATGGATGGCGGCGATATTGAATTAGTTAGCATAGAAGACAATGTTGTAAAAGTGAAACTTCAAGGCGCCTGTCACGGATGCCCCGGCGCCCAAATGACATTAAAAATGGGCGTAGAAAGAATGATTAAGGAGGAAGTGCCAGAAATCAAAGAAGTTATATCTGTAGAATAATCATATTGTATTTGAATAAGCTGGATGATGGACAAAAGTGACTGAGAAAAAGGATAGATTCTTCATTCTTTCTCACAGCAGTAATTATGACCGTTTATACCAAACAATAACCATTGCGGTTACTGCTGCATCTTTGGGAAATGAAGTCTATGTAGTCTTATTCTTCGATGCTCTTCGAAAATTTGTGGAAGGCGAAATGGATAGGGAAGATTTGTCCGATGATATGGGAGCAGAAAAGAAGGAAGTTTATAAAAGGATGAAAACAATGAATCCTATGAGTATGCAGGAAATGATAGATACTGTTAAGCCCCTTGGAAATTTGAAGTTCATCGCTTGCAGTGCAAATGTTGAATTTATGGGATTAGAAAAAGAAAAAGTGTTAGAAAAAGTCGATGAAATTATGGGGCTTCCTACTATATTGAAAATGATGAAAGAAGCAAAAAATCAGCTTTACATTTGATAAATAAGGGGAAGAAGTATGGGTGATAGAATATATATGGATTATGCATCAACGACACCTCAATTGAAAGAAGTAACTGAGGCAATGATGCCATTTTTTGAAGAAGAGTTCGGCAATCCCCAAAATCTTCACTCCTTCGGTGAAGGACCCAAAAAAGCAATTGATGAAGCAAGGGAAAAGGTAGCCAATCTCATTGGTGCTGAACCATCAGAGATTTATTTCACTTCAACTGGCACGGAAAGCAACAATATGGCAATAAAGGGAATAGCTGCAGCGAATCAGAAAAAAGGGAAGCATATAATCAGCACTCAGATTGAGCATCATTCCGTTCTTCACAGTTTGAGGACTCTTGAAAAACAGGGATTTGAAGTAACCTACCTGCCAGTTGATAAATATGGGAGTGTAAATCCGCAAGATGTTGAAAAAGCGTTAAGGGATGATACTATTCTTGTAACAGTAACTCATGCATCAAATGAAATAGGGACCATTGAGCCAATAAGTGAAATCTCCAAAATCTTAAAAGGCAAAAAGATACCTTTTCATACCGATGCGGTGCAAACAGCAGGGACGATTCCAGTTGATGTAAATGAGCTTGGCGTTGACCTTCTTAGTATGGCTGCTCATCAATTTTACGGACCAAAGGGAGTAGCGGCTCTCTATATAAGAAAAGGGACAAGAATCATTCCGATAATCGACGGAGGAATTCAGGAAAACGGAAGAAGAGCAGGCACAGAAAATGTCGCAGGCATCGTGGGAATGGGAAAAGCTTGTGAAATCGCAAAAAGAGAAATGGAATCGAGGATAAAAAAACTGACAGAACTTCGCAACAAACTGATTGAAGGATTAACTTCATCGATCTCCCACTCATATTTGAATGGGCATCCTGAAAAGAGACTACCCGGCAATGCAAATATCTCTTTTGAATACATTGAAGGCGAGTCGATGCTGCTTTTTCTAAATATGCAGGGCATTGCGGCATCGAGCGGTTCTGCTTGTACATCGAGGGCTCTAAAAGCTTCTCATGTGTTGACAGCAATGGGGATACCGCCCGAAATCGCACAGGGGTCTCTGCTTTTTAGTCTTGGTATTTACAATACAGAAGAAGATATAAAAAAGGTGTGCGAAGTGCTTCCTCCTATAGTTGACAGGTTGAGGCAGATGTCTCCTCTCTATGAAGAAGCACAGAAAGCAGGAAAAATTTAGATTTAATAAATAAAGGAGCAAACAATGGAAAAGTATAGTGATAAAGTAATGGACCACTTTATGAATCCCCGCAATGTAGGGGAAATAGAGGATGCTGACGGAGTAGGACAAGTTGGCAATCCTTCCTGCGGAGATATAATGAAGCTTTATATCAAGGTGGAAGACGGTAAAATCGTAGATGCCAAATTTAAGACCTTTGGATGTGGTGCGGCTATAGCTACAAGCTCAATGGTTACAGAAATGGTCATTGGGAAAACAATAGATGAGGCGATGAAGATAACAAAGCAGGCCGTTGCAGATGCGCTCGATGGTTTACCGCCGCAGAAGATGCATTGCTCGAATTTAGCTGCCGACGCTTTAAAGGCGGCAATAGAAGAATATCAGAAAAAAAACAGCAATCAATAAGGAGAATAACTATATGGAAGCAGATGAAGTACTTGATGCAGTAGGACTGTACTGTCCAATGCCAATTCTATTGACTACACAAAAAATCAAAGAACTGAAAAAAGGGCAAATTCTTGAAGTAATCGCAGATGATGAAGGTATTGTGAAAGATATGCCTTCATGGTGCAAAACAACTGGAAATGAATTTCTAAAAATTGAGAAAGAAGATGATCAGTTTCATGTTTTTGTAAAGAAAACAACTGATTAGATTCTCTTCTTGATATGAAATTTTGAAATCGAAAAAAGATACAGAGCTATATCCGGTTTTTGAAGACGGAGTTTATTTAAAATATCTTGAAGAGCCGGCTGTTTATAATATAAAGAATGATGAGCTCTATGAAATCAATGAAGAAGCATTAGATTTCCTAAAAAAATGCAATGGACTCAATCCTCTTTCAAATCTGCAGTATGATGAAGAATTTTTGTCATACTGCATCGATGAAAAACTAATTTCTCTAAAAGAAAAGAAAGAAAAACATTTTCAAAGCCAACCCATAAAAAAACCAACACTCCCTTCACTTCGTTATCTCGAGCTTCAAATCACCGACCGCTGCAACCTCAAATGTAAGCACTGTTATCTTGGAAATCCGAAGAAAAGAGACTTGAAGATAGGAATCATTGAATCGCTCTTCGACCAATTTGAAGAAATTCAGGGATTGAGAATGATTATTTCAGGCGGAGAGCCGCTTCTTCATCCTCGATTTGAAGAAATCAATGAACTTCTAAAAGATAGAAGCTTTAGAGCTATTTTGTTAACTAATGGAACACTTTTAGATGAAGATTTAATTGCAAGAATAAATGTACAGGAGTATCAGATTAGTATTGATGGTTTGGAAGAAGCTCATAATTTTTTAAGGGGCAGAGGAACATTCAAAAAATCGATGCAATCTGTTGAAATGCTTCTCAAAAAGGGTATCGATGTGTCAATCGCCACTATGGCCAATAAAAAAAATGCCAATGATTTTCCCGCAATGGAAAAGATATTCAGGGATATGGGAATAAAGGAATGGTCTGTTGATGTACCTGTTTCTTTGGGATATGCTACCACTTATTCTTCATCAATTCTTCTTTCTCCTAAAGAAGCTTATAAATATCTAAATTTTGGATTTGGAGGTGGACTTTACAATTCATCAGAAGGATATGCCTGCGGGGCCCATCTGTGCGCTGTTACTCCAAATGCAGATGTATGCAAATGTGGTTTCTATTATGACTCTCCATCAGGAAATCTTGAAAAGAAATCACTTAAAGAATGTTGGGAAAAAATTGAGAAAATTAGAATCGACGAAATAGAATGCAGAAACTGTAAAGTTGTAAATGAATGCCGCGGTGGATGCCGTTATCGCGCATCTATGGAAGGCTCAGAAAAAGGAACAGATATAGTCAAATGCTTCTTCTACGGAGTTAAAAATCCATAAATTTTACATTTTTTTTTTGATTATTCCTTGCGGTTTAAAACATTATTAATTATCATAATTTTATTGGACGACTCCTAAAAAACCCCGGGAGGAGGTGATACTGTGAAGATTAGAAAGATTTCAAAATCATCTGCATCAACCTGCAAATGCAAATCATCCTGCTAATTTCCTTATTTTCCATAGTTTATGAGAGGAAGTCTAAGATGGACTTCCTCTTTTTTTTTCAAATGAGGAAAGATTTTTCCTGCCGTTCTTAATAAGCTGACAACTGCAATAGAAACTCTTCCACCATAAGCTGTGTATTGAAATTTCTGTCAAGCTTGTCAGAAAGCTGGCAGGATTTGAAAAAGATATCTTCAAGTTTCTTTAATTTAGATTCACTAAA
This region of Candidatus Schekmanbacteria bacterium genomic DNA includes:
- a CDS encoding NifU family protein; this encodes MIEKVKSVIDKIRPRLQMDGGDIELVSIEDNVVKVKLQGACHGCPGAQMTLKMGVERMIKEEVPEIKEVISVE
- a CDS encoding radical SAM protein, whose product is MKSKKDTELYPVFEDGVYLKYLEEPAVYNIKNDELYEINEEALDFLKKCNGLNPLSNLQYDEEFLSYCIDEKLISLKEKKEKHFQSQPIKKPTLPSLRYLELQITDRCNLKCKHCYLGNPKKRDLKIGIIESLFDQFEEIQGLRMIISGGEPLLHPRFEEINELLKDRSFRAILLTNGTLLDEDLIARINVQEYQISIDGLEEAHNFLRGRGTFKKSMQSVEMLLKKGIDVSIATMANKKNANDFPAMEKIFRDMGIKEWSVDVPVSLGYATTYSSSILLSPKEAYKYLNFGFGGGLYNSSEGYACGAHLCAVTPNADVCKCGFYYDSPSGNLEKKSLKECWEKIEKIRIDEIECRNCKVVNECRGGCRYRASMEGSEKGTDIVKCFFYGVKNP
- the nifU gene encoding Fe-S cluster assembly scaffold protein NifU, which gives rise to MEKYSDKVMDHFMNPRNVGEIEDADGVGQVGNPSCGDIMKLYIKVEDGKIVDAKFKTFGCGAAIATSSMVTEMVIGKTIDEAMKITKQAVADALDGLPPQKMHCSNLAADALKAAIEEYQKKNSNQ
- a CDS encoding sulfurtransferase TusA family protein, producing MEADEVLDAVGLYCPMPILLTTQKIKELKKGQILEVIADDEGIVKDMPSWCKTTGNEFLKIEKEDDQFHVFVKKTTD
- the nifS gene encoding cysteine desulfurase NifS, whose product is MGDRIYMDYASTTPQLKEVTEAMMPFFEEEFGNPQNLHSFGEGPKKAIDEAREKVANLIGAEPSEIYFTSTGTESNNMAIKGIAAANQKKGKHIISTQIEHHSVLHSLRTLEKQGFEVTYLPVDKYGSVNPQDVEKALRDDTILVTVTHASNEIGTIEPISEISKILKGKKIPFHTDAVQTAGTIPVDVNELGVDLLSMAAHQFYGPKGVAALYIRKGTRIIPIIDGGIQENGRRAGTENVAGIVGMGKACEIAKREMESRIKKLTELRNKLIEGLTSSISHSYLNGHPEKRLPGNANISFEYIEGESMLLFLNMQGIAASSGSACTSRALKASHVLTAMGIPPEIAQGSLLFSLGIYNTEEDIKKVCEVLPPIVDRLRQMSPLYEEAQKAGKI